From Antechinus flavipes isolate AdamAnt ecotype Samford, QLD, Australia chromosome 1, AdamAnt_v2, whole genome shotgun sequence:
ATCAGTTTGTTTCTAGGTCATTCAGCATTATCTCCCACAAAGATACAACATGAATCTCAAACAGCACAGGACTGACCAACAATACTTACCTTGCAAACATTATGCTGACACACAGTGGTAATTGGCCGAAACACAACCTCTTGACAGCAAATACACAGGAATGTTTCTTCCACTTTATTTAGAAATTTCTATAATTAAGATAAAAGACAGTGTGAAGTCACCAATGAGATTGACCCTATATAAAAAACACAATCCTCCAGAGCATGCCTAAATAACacatttaaggtcctttccacttCTGAATCCTAAGTTAAAGTAAAATGTTCCTTAGTACTCAGGCTTTGTGATTCAAGGACAAACTGGCAATTCACCTTTCTCTACAACAGTAAGGCTTGcaaagtgttttcctcacaaCAGCACTATGAGATGATAGTACGAGAATTATGATTCTCAATTTGCACATTGAGAAATGTAGGTTTGGAAAGGGACaattacttgtccagagtcataaagctagtaaaaGTGATAAAGTAgagactcagttcaaatctagctccaAGCCCAGGGCTTTTACCATGAAATCAGATGGCCTCAGCAAATACAAAATCAGAAAACTTAAGACTAGTTATCATACACATGCTCTAGGTCCCACAGAAAGTTAGCCCCACAATAATTAAATTGCTATCCTAGCACTTCTTCCTAATGAGTtcatatgtgaaataattttaggcagttagaaaaaaaattcaaaggaataaGTGTGTATTTAACATTGAAGTATCCAAGCTCAGAATACCAGTAAAATTAAGTCATAGAGAGAATTTCACAATTCAGAGCTTTGCACATATTCTTAACTGGGTAAAAACCTTCCAGACTGGATTATTATCAAAAGACCACACCAGAACTGAACCCCATCAAGAAGGGCCCTCTACTAAGATAATACcttatccaaaagaaaaaatattcttcagCTTCAGCTTTTTGAGAAAAATCTACCATTATGCAATAAGTAAGTGGTCAAAGGTTATAAATaagcagtatttttttaaatgcacactATTATCAATTTTATGAATATCCCAATATTAATaggagaaatacaaatgaaaacaactcgaGATTTCAGCTGTCCATTAAATTgacaaaaattataaaagcaaaaatagtaaagATTGCATATGGTTTTATGGGAAGGAAGATAAACATTAATGCACTTTTAGTTGATTAGTTATTTaaactattctggaaaataatttggaactataccagattatactttatactttaacCAATCCCACCCAAGGAGGTCAAGGACAAAAGAAAAGGtcccatatatgcaaaatatttattgcaaCATTTTTTCTGGCAACTATGAACTGGAAACATAGTGACAATACATGCCCACTGAATAGGAAACAGCTGAACAAACTGGTATGTTCAGGGTCATTAGGCAGCACAGTGCAGAGGACTCAATCATGCCTTGCCAATGGTATTATTACTCAGTAATTggtaaatagttaataaaataaacaaaaataacatacagataatgttaatacatggttttctaaatcaatatgcagctGACAAAGATCAGTTTAGTGGCCCCTTTTCTACTGGAGTTTGATACCACTGACAGAGTGGACAAGGGGCCAGGATTTGACTGACTATAATTATGTGTTTCTCCTGAGCAAGTAAATCAAGCACTCTCTGCCTGTTTTCTACTCTGAAATAGAGATATTAGCATATActttccagggctgttgtgagaataaagTAAGATAACATATACATAAAACACTGCAAATCTTAacacattatataataatagctattattatagaGTTTTACTTACCACAActagaagaaatgacaaatgatatacaaatgaaatattctGAGAAATTTACAAAGATTTGTTAGAACTGACATGGAtcaaagtaaatagaaccaagaaaaataatttatacaatgaccaaGTGAACATCAAAATTCTGATCATTGCAGTAATGAACTTGATATGCCGGGGTAATAATGGAATATGTCACCCTCTTTGGTAGAGAGAGCAGATTTTGGATCTGGGAAAAAGACACATACTGTCAGCCACAGTTTATGTAATAAGTGTGTTTTGCTTTACTATACTTCATTATTCTTAGAGTTCTATGTGTGGAATAGAGTAAAGTCACTGGGAAACAATGGTGACCAAAAACATCacatttaataacaaaaaaatcatcTAGCTTTCTCAGAAAATCCCCCTGAAGTGATGATACCTAGGAAGCCACTAAAGTGTCATCCTAGTCTGATGCTTACATAAAATAGCTtttttggagaaatgaaattCCTGATAACAGAATTAAGTTAAGACACCATCTGATACATTCAGCTCCAAAACATTACATTTGTATATACTACAGTCACTGTAGTTGTATCTGAAAGGAAAGGTTTTCATGTTCAATGTGTTTTACACATTAATAACCATTTcaaaatttctcttaaaaataaattattcaatgCTTCAAAAAGATCTGTGGTTTCATAGATATCGAACactgataaaaaaatcaaaatatctaCCATCCCCAAAAGACTATCTTTATAAGtaatagaaagaagggaaggagagagtgagaaagagagggaggaaggaaggaggaaagaaaggaaggaagggagatagggagagaaaCACCTTTGATCTACAACTTTCTGAGCCTCCACCTGAATCTCCATGTTCTCAAATGACAGAAACACTGTTCCAGACCCTAAAGCCAAATCTTTCTTATGTGATGGCTCCTACAACTTATATGTCTTTGGCACAAGGTTTTAGAATTCAGGGTTAGACACCACATTCCTGGTTGATTCAGACCCTTTAACAAATGCCCTTATGCAAAGAAGGCTGAAAATAAAATCTCCATGCTTACCGGCCCATCCTTCAGTGCACCCAATACTTCGTTCCACAGTTTTTCATTGGATTCATCATTCTTAATGAGAGTCTTCTGCTGGGAGGTGAGCTTGTATGGCTCCACTTTAGTTTTCTTGGACACTGTACTAAGAGAGGCCAGAAAGGTCTCCCTGCCGCCTAAAAGAAAGAACACCTGGTCATCCCAAGAGAATTTAATAACCTTGAAGTAAAGCTGCAGAAGGTGCAATGCTGCTCAAATACCAACCTGTtgacttccttttccttttcccttttccttttcttggggATGTCAATTCCTCATCATCactcttattattttctttttccttctctttgttagCAACTGCTTCCAAATATCCTTCAGGATACTGAAAGATAGAAAcaaagtcaaatgaaaaatatacCAACTTTCTATCACTCATAGTTTCCAAGATCTTTACGATCTTGAGTTACTTACCAAGTGAACTCTTCTCGTACTGTTGGCCAACACAAATGCTCTCCTAGAGTTAGTACCATCTCCTGCCTGTTCCCCAATAACTCCAGACATATCATAGCCTCTAGGCTTTTTTCATTTGCTAATTATCTCTCCTCAAATAGCCCTTCTTGCTTATTCTCAAGATTCTGGCTCCATTCTAAAGTCTTCTAACTCCTAAGGTAAGATGCAGCCAATATTCACTTTGGTATGAAATCAGATATTATGGGTAATCTTACTTaactggttgttgtccttcattcttggagAAATGACATCATCATGTTAAACTTGAATTATGGTGTGTCCAACTGGCTGGTCAGACCAATACAAGTTCAGAATATGCTCTACCTCAGGTCAGACACAAATGGTCCATGTGAATATCTGGGAAAGACTTTTTGcacctcacatttcttttgagctattttaATTCTGTTGTGCTCACAGAtaacagcaccttctctgatgagagcacaccatgctgggtggttCTGTGGCAGTGTTTCCTATCTCTCATAATCAATCCCAAAGCTCTTTAAAAACCCCAAGAATATCCtggtattgctttttctgactaccaCTTGCTCTGTGTAAGTTCTCAATAATATAGTCTTTTTTGGCAAATATTCCTCCTTAGCTTGTTAACTGAAGGGTGAATGCCCCCTTTTGATGGCCCTAATGGCAAagatatctttcatttctttgataaCACCCAGAGCAATGCTATGTACACAGTTGgtctttaagaaatatttgtggAAATGAATCACAGTGTTTTACTAAAACATATACATCATTCTTTCATGATGTGAAAAATGCATAAAGCCAAAGAAAAGATTTCTGCATGAATTTGGAGGGGAAGGGGTAAAGTTAAATGAATTCTAAAATCTTAACTCTTTTAATTTCCTGATTCTatgaaaacatgaaagaaaacaaaatcttgaaaaaaaatcttccaccAGGATTTGAACACTTTTACTTCTAATAAGTCTTTTGGATTTGGATTTTGATTTCAGTTTTTCACAACCTAAAATCTTCTATTGTgccaaaattataataaaaggacaactctttatgatctcaaGAATGTAGGGTCAATTTATATTGACTCTTTAAATAGTCCCACACCAATCAATTCACTATAAACTGACTTGCCATAACAGAAGAAGCTCTTTGATTAGTATCAGAGAGGCAGCCAGAGTGATAGAATCCCCGTCTAGTGTGCTAGGttaaaaatcaggaagatctaaattcaaacaCTGCTTCATTCATCAtctagcaatgtgaccctggacaagttatttcaaCTCTCACCCTGCCCTTATCTGTCAAACAGGGATACTATCAGCATCTACCTCCCTGTGAAAACCAAATCATATAATATATtagcaaattttaaaacacaatctataaatgtaagctattatcaTTAAGTAAAGCCAAGTGAGATTTAGAATCTCAGAAAAGTAGGAATGTTAGACTATTTTCGTCctataaaaagtaataaatgaaTCCAGGATTCCTCTTGCCACTCCATGCCCAATTAGTTTTTGGTACtgtttgaagaaataaaaaactcCAAATTAGTCTTGAATATAAAGAACTATACACTATACCTGAACAcatcaattaaatacaaaaacaatacAACCCAAACAAAAAAGGGATTAATTAGTAGTCCTCTGGCTCTGTATTTCCTGTTTCAAATTTCCCAGTAACAGAAGCATTGGAAATACAACTACCAATGGCGTCCTAAGACAGTTGATGTTTTGTGCTCCTGCAATCAGAGAAGGGGGGAATATATAAGCATCTAACACAAAAAAAGACATGACCTCAAATCTAAAAACCAACAGcaatcccaaaagaaaaaaagaaaacctagcGGCTGATAACAATTATGAGTTAACTTTTATatgcattttaaggtttgcaatgaTTTGATTCTCTAAACCTCTAAAAATTTATAGCTGAAGAAAAGGAGGcttagaaaaataatgaagtgaTCCGCACAGTTCCATAGCTATTAAGCCAGCACATAGGACTTGGAACACAAGCCTGAATGTCTATTGTGACTATGACAAATCACTTACCTTACAACTAAATTTGTTTCCTCACTTATAGAGCAATGGGACTTATATTTGGATAACCTATTTTATAAGATCATGagcaaagttttttaaaaaccacTATAACACTATAGCAATAGCACCATAGCAACAGCAGAAATTATTAGTATCTCTGTTTTGCTGATCTCAGTTGTATGAATTATATTAAAGTCAGGACTTGAACCCTAAACCTTCCTATAAATAAACAAGTGGCTATTCTACATCTTCTTTGGACAGCAATTACTACAAAAGTAACAAGTGGAGTAATCCAGTCCATCCCACACACCAGTCTCAGAGTAAATTTGAACAATTCTCAACTTGTCTCACAAAATGCATTTCCCAATGCAGTTCAGAAGTTTTCAAGAGTAATTATTCATCAACCGAGGTCTTGAAATCCAGCTTTCAAAGTCCTATACAATCCAGTACAAACCTTTCCTATGGCCCTATCTCACAGGATGACCCTTCTCATGCATTTCTATAAGCACCTTTTGGCCCATGCTTCTCTTAAATGTAGCTTTCTCCCTCCATTACCTCTGAATACTATAATCTCACTTGTCCTTCAAGGACCAATTCAAAGGCCACTTCTTCAAGGAAGTCTTGCCTAATCTCCTTGATGAAAATCTTAAACTTCTACCCAGATTTCTTATAACACTTTATCTAGATTTCTCATTTGAATTTATCACTCCAACTTAACTACCAGTTTTCATGTTTTACCTTTTCCATTAGATTGAAAATTTCTTATGGGAACACTTTATCCTTATCTCTAGCACCTACAAGAGTATACATTACTTAACAAAGccaaaccaggaaaacaatatacaccaaatacaacaatattttttttggggagggagggggggaaggcaGGAGAAAAACAACCAACAACATGAAATTAGATAACTATAATGATAATgctcaaagagagaaaaacatagtTCATTCTCATCTTTGCAGAACTTTGCAGAAAAACTATGGATATAGAATACTGTCCATTGTACCAGATTTGTTGGATATTTAGGTTGGTTTTTGCTCAACTGTTTTTCTCTACCTTTGCTTTTTATAATCTTTGTTATATAAGCAATGGTTCCGTTGAGAGGGGAAGAAGactatatttggaaataaaggtgatataaaaacaaaaaaagtcagttaaaaatttaaaagtgtaaAATAAGTGTTTACCATCCTGAATTTAATCTCCCATAAGACATTAGCAAACTTATCCTATATATAAAAGGCATATAGTCAAAAGACTAACCTGGAAGAACAAGGCAGGCAGTGTTTCTTAGTCAAGGATAATTGGTTTTGAGGATATAATTAGCAATTTCTAGCCCACCCTCCACAAAGATATCTGCCATTACAATATAATCCAACACAGTTCTTGTCTTGACCTTACCTGCATTGTTAAGCCAAGTTTCTTCATCCTGTCTTTCCCTTCCCTTGTCCATGGACCAGGTTCATCATCATCCCTCCTGAGGAGGTAACGCCACACAAGGAAACCAGATTTTCCTTTTTCAGGCCAATACTTCACTACCTGGAAAGGgttggaaattaaatataaattaatatgaaaCTAaacaaaatgagtaagaaaaaaaactcTCGCCCAATcagcatagagaaaaaaaaatacttttaacacTAAAGAGGGAAAAACTCACACCAGAAGTTACCTTATATATGCCATCATATCGATTCCCTTCAGCTGGGGCATATTTACTGTGTTTCCCTCCTTTAACGTTTCTCACCACTCTGACTGGCTTCCCAGCTCGCCAGTCCTTGGCTTCAGCTCCACCTCGATCATTGATAGGAGCACTGCAGTTCAAAGCCAGAGCTCTAAGAGATCACAGGGTAGAAAATATTAGGAAGTAATAGTCTAAAACGAGACAGAGACATGCAAAAAACACACATACCATATGTAGAAGGTGAAGAAggcaagaagaatgaaaaaaacccTGAGTTTATTTCATACACTGAAAATGCAAGTCTCTAGCTACCcctaaaaaaaggaattagaattaatAAGCTTTTGGGTAGACTAagtcaatacaataaaaatgataattcaacctaaactaatttacttatttgatgctataccaataaaactaccaaaatattattttataaagttagaaaaaatagtaacaaaattaatctgtTAGAACAAAGGGTCAAGTAAATCAAATTGTGAAGGAAAGTAGCCTAGCCATACCTAATCTCAATCTAGATTACAAAGTAGTAgtaatcaaaacaatctggtaatatttaagaaatagaaatgttgGATCAGTGGACTAGTTTAAGCACACAATAGTAAATGTAgtaaatgactacagtaatctaatgtttgataaatctaaAGATCCAAGTTTTTGGGGACAAGAAtatactatttgacaaaaactgggaaaaatggaaagcatTGGCAGGAACAAGGTAGAAAATAATGtctcacatcatataccaagaaaagatcaaaatgggtaagcaaattagggaagcacataatagtttacctgtcaaaaTTATGGATACAGGAAGAAATTATGACCAAACAAGTAAAAAGAACAGCACAGGATATGAAAtgggtaatttttattacattaaattaaaaagcttttgtagaaacaaaaccatTGTAGCCAAAactagaagaaaagcagaaaattagaggaaattttgtatagcaaatttctctgacaaaggcctcacttctcaaatatatagagaactgagtaaaatttgCAAGAATAcatgtcatttcccaattgataagtggtcaaagaatatgaacaagaagttttcagatgaaatcaaaaCTAGTTAATCGTATGGAAAAAATACTCCAagtcactattagagaaatgaaaagcaaaaaatctGTAAGATATCATCTAACACCTATAACTAgctaaggaaaatgataaatattggaagggatgtgacaAAAAAGTAACAGTATCACTAACtcactgttagtggagttgtgagtTGTTCCAACCGtcatggagagcaatttggaactatgcccaaagggaaataaaactgttcataccctttgatccagcaataccatcaTTAGATTTGtatgccaatttttaaaaatgaaaaggaccgataagtacaaaaatatttatagcaacttttttttgcagtagcaaagaactcaaaatttagaGAATGccctcaactggagaatggctgaataagttacaaccatgatggaatactatcttataaaaaatgaggaGCAAGAtgatttagaaaaacctgggaagatttaaatgaagtaatgcaaagtgaaatgagccagaacactatacacaataacagcaatattgtgtgatgatcaactgtgaatcacttagctattttcagcaatacaatgatctaatacAATTTCAAAGACTTATGCTTTGATGAAATGCTtcctacttccagagaaagaactgatggaatctgaatggaaatcaaagcatattttttttaaacaatttttcttctatgttttgagagatctgtgttttctttcgcaaaatgactaatgtggaaatatttttgcatgactTCAAGTGTATAATTGTTTGCTTCCTCATCaatgaaaaaagaggagaaggaaagaatatgaaacttaagaatttttttttttggctgaggcaaatggggttaagtgacttgcccagggtcacagtcaggaaatgttaagttcttgagaccaaatctgaactcaggtcttcctgacttcagagctggtgatctatccactgtaccacctagctgcccctctgaatttttttttaaaacaaaatgttaacaattgtttttacatgtaattaaaacatttttaaataggaACATAAATTAATTTTGCCCTTTTCCCAAGGTCAACAGCAAAGAATTCTTGTTTAAGATTATTaacaattgtttttacatgtaattaaaacattttaaaattaggaaCATAAATTAATTTTGCCCTTTTCCCAAGTTCAACAGCAAAGAATTCTTGTTTAACACTATTAACTGAATAAATACTTCCCTCCAAACTAAATCCAGTTAAGAATTTAACAGTAACCAGGAAAGAAATCCATAAAATCATAATACCTGTTCATGTTGGTAAGTTTCTGATCACAGGACTGCTCTGCAGTCCGTTTGTTGCCAGAAAGATCTCTGCCCCCACTGCCCGTATAAGTGAAAGAGTTGCCATGGTCCTGAAGTGGAGAAGCACACAGAGAAAGGCTTAGTTAAACCTCTTTAACTAAGATTAAACTCCACCTGATAGATTCTAGTGCAAACACCCAATTATAAAACAACACTTACCACATCATCTTCATAGCCCCCTGCCAGGACCAGAGAGTAGGCGCCATCATTGCTCCTGCCATGTATACCTGCCACATGGGGCCTATGGACACCAGACTCGCTCACCTAAGAAAAGCACAACAAATCATATGTCTTAACAAACATGCCTCTCAGAAATCAAACCACATCTCACAAAGTGGAattgtcaaaaactttttaaaaaccccAAACCTCCAAGGTTAATgtctaaattttatatatgttgatTTTAGTTAGTAACAACATTATACTTAAAGATTATAGATTACCACATAATTTTTTATGCACATAAAATCTTGACTTAAAAGATGGAGGGCCCTCAAGTCACTTGGTTAAACCAATATTTAAATTGTGAATGTCCTCTACAATACCACTACCATCAAACCTCTTTAAGTAGAGTAATTTAAGTAATCTACTTAAAGATTTCCAGGGATGGAACAGAGGAAACACTCAAAACATAACATAATGGTGATCATTCTTGTGAAATAATTGTACAAATCACATTAAAAAGTGCAATGGCTTAGGAAGGAGTCTAGGATGTGAGTTCAAGTCTTCTCTATCACTATCTGATCTCAAGTGTCATTTGACCTccattaatttcctcatctatagaatagcAGGGCTGACCcagatgattgattgatttcccAGAACTATTCCAGCTCTAATGTTCTAGTATTTAAAtataacttgttttttaaaaagtagcttaAACAcaatcttaaatcttaaaatcattttggagggactatgagatttttttttttttaatttttactgtgAGAGATGGGGCACTGGCTGGCATAAATAACAAAATAGGATCTTAAGTACCTCCTCCccaaaaagattttcttttgacACAAGACTAGTCCACAAATCAAGGCTATTCCAGACCACTACATCCTATCACCTTTAGATCACATTCAATCTAGACCAATTCTGAAAAGAGGCTAAAATTCAATGAACATCAGAGTAATCCTCCCTTTCCATTAAACTATCATCACAAACTTACAGACTGCCATGGTATACCTGCACTCTGAACTTCCACATGGTACCAACAGGAATCCCAGGGATTGGTCCATAATGATTAGAAGGCACAATAGTGCACTCCCTTGTGCGACCCACACATGCCATACCCTGTATTaagaataatttggaagaaaaaaatcagttaaaaaaaaaaaccttaatgtaccactaaaatatcaaaatgaaataaaaagttgttttccATACCTTGCCCCAATCTCTTTGAGACGATGATGTAGCAGATGCCATCTTTGCCTTCTTTTTgctctcttttaacttctccccAGCCAAGACCACTTCACTAGCATCATTCCGACATTCAGGGCAATACCTACAATTATACATTTGCAAAATTATTCACTGGACATAGTAGGgtaacatttaaaataagtgaAAGATTTGGACATATTTCTTAAATCATCATAGTAcatttattttggggaaaaaccTACCTGCCTTCAACTTCCCTCACTTGTACTTCAAAAGGATATTTTTAATagtcttgtcatttctacatCTACATTTCTTCTACTTCACCCATCCACCTGATTTAGATCCTATCACCTCTCATCAAAACTATAGTAAGAGCCTCCTAAATAGTGTCTTTGTCTtaatctcccttttcttctttttctttaatctattcTCCACACAAAGATCTGACCAAGTCACTCCCCTATTCAATATAACTGCAATATCTCCAAATTATCTCTAGAGCAAAATGAATCCATTTGGAATGCCTAAAGCCCTTCACATTTTCTCTAAATCTGTCTGTTTTTAGCCTTCTAACACGTTACTCTCCTTCATGTACTCTGCAATTCAAACTAAAACAGCTTTCTTCACACCTGatacttcatttcttctctcctgGTCTTTGCCCAGGCTATCCCTAAGCacagaatgctctccctctttatctccatttctgaGAATCCCAAAGCTCAAAAATAAGAATACaattttatacttaaatatatgcatagtcTCTCTCCTGTAGTGTTAACTCCTCAAACACAGGGgctatttcatctttatcttagAGTCCCTAAAGTCCAGCAGAAAGCCAGATACATagcagttgcttaataaatgtttgctgattgaatGAAAATATCCTTTTCATCTTATCCCATCAATGTCAGGAAAAAACAGCTATGCTGTAACCAAGACTGCATTGGCTGTGGTGTCAGCCACAAGCCTCAAGACAGTTTTCAAGACTACTATTTCCTATTACCTGATCTTGGGTAACTTCTCTATGctggacctcagcttcctcacctataaaatgatgcAAAAACCTAGACTTCCTATGCCAAAGTTCTGTTTCAAGTCAAGTATTTGACAAATCTTCAAGTactataaaatgcaaattatttgTACTATAGTCAACAGAGGCTTCACATCTCCCAACCCTATCTCTACCACAGAACACTCACTTCACCCaacttcttctatttctttgatgtctttccACAGATGTCTCCCTTTATAATCCATACATACCCCCCCCTTCCAAAACTCCAAGTTTCACCACATGCCCCCACCTGATCCCATTCTTatcattccctttctccctctcatccCAACCCCTCAGCACATCTAAATCAATCCAAGCAGTCTGCACACACAGACAGGCACAGAGCTGAGTGCTAGGTTCTCGGTGCTTCCTTTGCCTTGTTCCTTCAAGCTCCAGCCTGGCCCATAAGAGCTTCCCAAGCAGCTGCCAGGTATTTCCTatattttgttccaactttcccatCTCAGCCTCAACTCACCTAAATCTGTTCTTCAGATCCCCCAAATGGAGATGGTGAAGAAGCAAAATTAAGGGTTTGATAACTGATCCTGTCAGTCTCTCACAACCACTTCTCTGTAACCGTTCCCCAGAAAGCACGCATACTCACCAATCCTCATCATCTGGAATCCGGCTCAGTGGGGGGCTGAGGCAATAGATGTGAAAGGCCATGTCACACTCATCACACATCAGCTGTTTGTCAGGGTCTTGTTTTCCTCCACACACATAGCAGGCACACATTCTGCAGGTCTTATTGGGGTTATCTTTACAGTGCTTGCAAATGGGGCCAC
This genomic window contains:
- the UHRF1 gene encoding E3 ubiquitin-protein ligase UHRF1 isoform X1, with translation MWIQVRTMDGKETHRVDSLSKLTKVEELRLKIQEVFMVEPGRQRLFYRGKQMEDGHSLFDYNVGLNDIVQLLVRQSPAVLSVPSKEKDSELSDTDSGCCSGQSESDKSSNHGEGALEIDGQPGPAAPTDWIDPGFGLYKINEYVDARDMNMGAWFEAILVNVTRKERAEASESSDIENGQVPEEDVIYHVKYEDYPENGVVKLSSKDVRARARTILKWHQLEVGQIVMVNYNPDEPKERGFWYDAEILRKRETRTVKEIYANLLLGDAGDSLNDCRITFVDEVYKIEEPGSVSPVGFENPLKRQSGPICKHCKDNPNKTCRMCACYVCGGKQDPDKQLMCDECDMAFHIYCLSPPLSRIPDDEDWYCPECRNDASEVVLAGEKLKESKKKAKMASATSSSQRDWGKGMACVGRTRECTIVPSNHYGPIPGIPVGTMWKFRVQVSESGVHRPHVAGIHGRSNDGAYSLVLAGGYEDDVDHGNSFTYTGSGGRDLSGNKRTAEQSCDQKLTNMNRALALNCSAPINDRGGAEAKDWRAGKPVRVVRNVKGGKHSKYAPAEGNRYDGIYKVVKYWPEKGKSGFLVWRYLLRRDDDEPGPWTREGKDRMKKLGLTMQYPEGYLEAVANKEKEKENNKSDDEELTSPRKGKGKRKRKSTGGRETFLASLSTVSKKTKVEPYKLTSQQKTLIKNDESNEKLWNEVLGALKDGPKFLNKVEETFLCICCQEVVFRPITTVCQHNVCKDCLDRSFRAEVYSCPACRYDLGKSYAMQVNQPLQTILSQLFPGYGNGR
- the UHRF1 gene encoding E3 ubiquitin-protein ligase UHRF1 isoform X2, which produces MEDGHSLFDYNVGLNDIVQLLVRQSPAVLSVPSKEKDSELSDTDSGCCSGQSESDKSSNHGEGALEIDGQPGPAAPTDWIDPGFGLYKINEYVDARDMNMGAWFEAILVNVTRKERAEASESSDIENGQVPEEDVIYHVKYEDYPENGVVKLSSKDVRARARTILKWHQLEVGQIVMVNYNPDEPKERGFWYDAEILRKRETRTVKEIYANLLLGDAGDSLNDCRITFVDEVYKIEEPGSVSPVGFENPLKRQSGPICKHCKDNPNKTCRMCACYVCGGKQDPDKQLMCDECDMAFHIYCLSPPLSRIPDDEDWYCPECRNDASEVVLAGEKLKESKKKAKMASATSSSQRDWGKGMACVGRTRECTIVPSNHYGPIPGIPVGTMWKFRVQVSESGVHRPHVAGIHGRSNDGAYSLVLAGGYEDDVDHGNSFTYTGSGGRDLSGNKRTAEQSCDQKLTNMNRALALNCSAPINDRGGAEAKDWRAGKPVRVVRNVKGGKHSKYAPAEGNRYDGIYKVVKYWPEKGKSGFLVWRYLLRRDDDEPGPWTREGKDRMKKLGLTMQYPEGYLEAVANKEKEKENNKSDDEELTSPRKGKGKRKRKSTGGRETFLASLSTVSKKTKVEPYKLTSQQKTLIKNDESNEKLWNEVLGALKDGPKFLNKVEETFLCICCQEVVFRPITTVCQHNVCKDCLDRSFRAEVYSCPACRYDLGKSYAMQVNQPLQTILSQLFPGYGNGR